From Myxocyprinus asiaticus isolate MX2 ecotype Aquarium Trade chromosome 49, UBuf_Myxa_2, whole genome shotgun sequence, a single genomic window includes:
- the LOC127438181 gene encoding protein FAM32A-like: MSEYVSVQKSSLKLKGVSLASRKKKKKDKERKHLEEQLLTTQNEEGTKKGYVDKRTPAQMAFDKLQEKRQMERILKKASKTHKRRVEDFNRHLDTLTEHYDIPKVSWTK; encoded by the exons ATGTCGGAGTACGTGTCTGTCCAGAAAAGCTCTTTAAAACTAAAAGGAGTCTCTCTGGCAAGTAGAAA aaagaagAAGAAGGACAAGGAAAGGAAACATTTAGAGGAGCAGTTGTTAACCACTCAAAATGAAGAGGGAACTAAGAAAGGATATGTTGACAAGAGAACACCAGCTCAGATGGCATTTGACAAACTACAAGAGAAAAGg caAATGGAGAGAATTTTGAAGAAAGCCTCTAAAACACACAAGAGAAGAGTTGAG GATTTCAACAGACATCTGGACACATTAACGGAGCATTATGACATTCCCAAAGTCAGCTggacaaaataa
- the LOC127438169 gene encoding 39S ribosomal protein L54, mitochondrial-like, whose protein sequence is MIIEGTMALNNVLHAFKRLNLPTLNAYKDCFVCAFLTQSRGYAKKAVTKAKGKGMVKEVLKGPEVCKDPVKLCTHAVGVNIFKQGEDPPLKPKEEYPDWLFQLDLGPTKKLSELDPDSWEYWTLLRKEHIWRHNKLHKGKKM, encoded by the exons ATGATTATAGAAGGCACAATGGCACTAAATAACGTACTACATGCTTTCAAGAGGTTAAACTTGCCTACTCTCAATGCTTATAAAGACTgttttgtgtgtgcttttttaACCCAGTCACGTGGTTATGCAAAGAAAGCAG TAACCAAAGCGAAAGGTAAAGGAATGGTAAAGGAAGTTCTTAAGGGTCCAGAAGTTTGTAAGGATCCAGTTAAACTTTGCACGCATGCAGTTGGAGTCAACATTTTCAAACAGGGCGAGGACCCTCCTCTTAAACCCAAGGAGGAGTATCCAGATTG GCTATTTCAATTGGACCTTGGTCCAACCAAAAAACTCAGTGAACTGGATCCAGACAGTTGGGAATACTGGACGCTTTTAAGGAAGGAGCATATTTGGAGGCATAATAAACTGCATAAAGGCAAAAAGATGTAA